The proteins below come from a single Prolixibacter sp. NT017 genomic window:
- a CDS encoding cupin domain-containing protein: MTRKMENPVTGVKVEILVSTAESNGELFKIRSTMKARQMNRAPYHYHGHFSEHFRVVEGQLNLIVGKNKEQLTLASGESYLVKPECPHTFWNESSEPVTYTVEVTPAKQFEEALRLNHALAAAGKASPKGTPSNIFHMAILAQLGDTWLYGIPIWLQKAVFFVVAGIAKGLGMDKKLQELLPGDGDK, from the coding sequence ATGACACGAAAAATGGAGAACCCGGTCACGGGTGTGAAGGTTGAAATATTGGTCAGTACGGCGGAAAGCAACGGCGAGCTGTTTAAAATCCGCAGTACCATGAAAGCGCGGCAAATGAACCGGGCGCCGTATCATTACCACGGCCATTTTAGTGAGCATTTTCGTGTGGTGGAAGGGCAACTCAACCTGATTGTCGGCAAGAACAAAGAGCAATTAACGCTAGCGTCCGGCGAATCTTACCTGGTGAAACCCGAATGTCCGCATACCTTCTGGAATGAATCGTCCGAACCAGTGACGTACACCGTGGAAGTAACGCCGGCCAAACAATTCGAAGAAGCATTACGGCTTAATCATGCCTTGGCGGCTGCCGGGAAAGCATCCCCGAAAGGAACGCCTTCCAATATTTTTCACATGGCGATACTGGCGCAGTTGGGTGATACGTGGTTATACGGAATTCCTATCTGGTTGCAAAAAGCGGTGTTTTTTGTCGTGGCCGGAATAGCCAAAGGGTTGGGGATGGATAAGAAACTTCAGGAACTATTGCCGGGTGACGGAGATAAATAA
- a CDS encoding NAD(P)-binding domain-containing protein, with translation MKSVAIIGAGAAGLTCLKSLLEYGIQPVVFERSDRFGGLWKINEKEQECDTAAYRSLITNTSKQMMAFSDFPFEKEVADFPSREVVSNYLKSYTEQFNLTRYIQFNTSVIRADKQPDGRFIIEVESGGNRETQTFDWLIIANGRHEKVSMPEIDGLDTFPGKVLHSRDYFSPESFEGKKVLVVGAGSSAIDIASEVADVASGTFFSMRSPSWLVPRFIDNKAYDLQLTKLSASLPKAVREKAFRSKLMKAYKQYDDEAIRQYFGTPDHSLDLEKQRFVPNDLLLKRLEQGKLDVKPVIQSVSGNEVTFEDGSTETVDTLIFATGYQIDIPFMKPAFTGVENNYVPLYQQIFSPVTPNLAMCGMCYIVGPILPALEMQGRYIAEVIAGHTQLPSPELMEREVEKHRQLCEERKVNPMRVQTLTYLDTIAQIIGVAPKVWSNLSSLIQLLTGPVVAARYRLNGRQSKKELAQKVLKDLMKRV, from the coding sequence ATGAAAAGTGTGGCCATCATCGGGGCCGGAGCAGCCGGCCTGACCTGTTTGAAAAGCTTATTGGAATACGGTATTCAGCCGGTCGTTTTTGAACGTAGTGACCGGTTTGGGGGATTATGGAAGATCAACGAAAAAGAGCAGGAATGCGACACGGCGGCTTACCGCTCGTTGATTACCAATACCTCGAAGCAGATGATGGCCTTTTCTGATTTCCCGTTTGAAAAGGAGGTCGCTGATTTTCCTTCGCGGGAAGTCGTTTCAAATTACCTGAAGAGCTACACCGAACAATTCAACCTGACCCGATACATTCAATTCAATACAAGCGTTATTCGTGCTGACAAACAACCGGACGGACGGTTTATTATTGAGGTTGAATCGGGTGGAAATCGCGAAACACAGACATTCGACTGGCTGATTATTGCCAATGGCCGCCACGAGAAAGTATCCATGCCGGAAATTGACGGACTGGACACATTTCCCGGAAAGGTTTTGCATAGCCGGGACTATTTCTCGCCGGAAAGCTTCGAAGGCAAGAAGGTGCTGGTCGTGGGAGCGGGGAGCAGTGCCATCGATATTGCTTCGGAAGTAGCGGATGTAGCTTCCGGGACGTTTTTCTCCATGCGGAGCCCGTCGTGGCTGGTGCCCCGGTTCATCGATAACAAGGCGTATGATTTGCAGCTGACCAAATTGTCGGCCAGCCTGCCGAAAGCAGTGCGGGAAAAAGCTTTCCGAAGCAAGCTGATGAAGGCTTACAAACAGTATGATGATGAGGCCATCCGGCAATATTTTGGGACACCCGACCACTCTCTCGATTTGGAGAAACAACGGTTTGTGCCGAATGATTTGTTGTTGAAACGGTTGGAACAAGGGAAGCTGGACGTCAAGCCGGTGATCCAATCGGTTTCCGGCAATGAGGTCACGTTTGAAGATGGCAGCACCGAAACGGTGGATACCCTCATTTTCGCCACCGGCTACCAGATTGATATCCCTTTTATGAAACCGGCCTTCACGGGAGTGGAGAACAACTACGTTCCCTTGTATCAGCAGATATTTTCTCCGGTAACGCCGAATCTTGCCATGTGCGGCATGTGCTATATTGTGGGCCCGATTCTACCGGCCCTCGAGATGCAGGGAAGGTACATTGCCGAAGTGATTGCCGGGCATACGCAGCTTCCGTCTCCGGAGTTAATGGAAAGGGAAGTGGAGAAACACCGTCAGCTTTGTGAGGAACGAAAAGTCAATCCGATGCGGGTGCAAACGCTGACGTACCTCGATACCATCGCCCAAATCATCGGCGTAGCTCCGAAGGTATGGAGCAACCTGAGTAGCCTTATCCAATTACTGACCGGACCGGTGGTGGCAGCCCGCTACCGGCTGAATGGCCGCCAAAGTAAGAAGGAGCTGGCTCAAAAGGTGCTGAAGGATTTGATGAAGAGAGTTTAA
- a CDS encoding cation diffusion facilitator family transporter: protein MEEQNRVRTIQHVTLVGSAVNLLLTAGKIVAGVVGKSSAMLADGVHSLSDLITDIIVLVFVRISGKKRDKNHRYGHGKYETFATMLISFALLFVGIGILWTGARKIVASFHGVVIEQPGYIALYAALISIVSKEGLYWYTKIIGSRVNSRAVVANAWHHRSDAFSSVGTALGISGAILLGEKWRVLDPIAGVIVSFFILKVAWDIAHPSIRELLEEALPDETEEVISGIIRTTPGVKDFHQVRTRKIGDIIAIEAHVKVEKTLTVVESHHIATAIERSIRAKFGRQTHIGIHIEPYSERAPEDPNDTGTLDIQ from the coding sequence ATGGAGGAACAGAACAGAGTCAGAACCATTCAGCATGTCACATTGGTTGGTTCGGCAGTCAATCTGCTGCTGACAGCCGGAAAGATCGTCGCTGGAGTCGTCGGTAAAAGTTCAGCGATGCTGGCCGATGGCGTCCATTCGTTGTCGGATCTGATAACCGATATAATCGTACTGGTTTTTGTGAGGATTTCAGGGAAAAAGAGGGATAAGAATCACCGGTACGGACATGGGAAGTATGAAACCTTTGCCACAATGCTTATCAGTTTTGCGTTGCTGTTTGTGGGCATCGGGATTTTATGGACCGGAGCCAGGAAAATAGTGGCGTCGTTTCATGGCGTCGTCATCGAACAACCGGGTTATATTGCGTTATATGCAGCGCTGATTTCCATTGTTAGCAAGGAAGGCTTGTATTGGTATACAAAGATCATCGGTTCAAGGGTCAACAGTCGGGCCGTGGTTGCCAATGCCTGGCATCACCGGTCGGATGCGTTTTCTTCGGTGGGGACCGCGTTGGGCATTTCGGGGGCTATCCTGCTGGGGGAAAAGTGGCGGGTTCTCGATCCGATTGCGGGCGTTATTGTTAGTTTTTTTATTCTGAAGGTGGCCTGGGACATTGCCCATCCCAGTATCCGGGAGCTACTGGAGGAGGCTCTGCCTGACGAGACGGAGGAGGTGATTTCCGGGATTATCCGGACGACCCCCGGTGTGAAAGATTTTCACCAGGTACGGACCCGCAAGATTGGTGATATCATCGCCATCGAGGCACACGTCAAGGTTGAAAAAACGTTGACGGTGGTCGAATCGCACCATATTGCCACGGCCATCGAAAGGTCGATTCGGGCGAAATTCGGGCGCCAGACCCATATCGGGATTCATATTGAACCGTACAGTGAAAGAGCTCCTGAAGACCCAAACGACACTGGGACATTGGATATACAATGA
- a CDS encoding energy transducer TonB has product MKYLPTIILLTIVVLNVFSQTNETIKQDSTNYGESIIDYFETPPEFPGGMDSLWCFIETNLNFNIINSQKDFGKVYSVFVIKSTGQVSSIKINPEYTRRAPGFLKDSIIENEIKRVLQLMPRWTPATQRNIPIRISFSLLFQIPYTDFKCKQLSNPTARYWKVDKPARFVYKGVKDTRKSIAMFVSEHMIWPSQDDCVGNILVRVLVDKTGKLSDYTIIRGLDGCRGFNEESLRLIKLMPDWTPAEINGKPVKSYYIIPIKFMF; this is encoded by the coding sequence ATGAAATACTTGCCAACCATCATATTATTAACGATAGTTGTACTCAACGTATTTTCACAGACCAATGAAACGATTAAACAAGATTCAACTAATTACGGTGAGTCGATCATAGATTATTTTGAAACTCCTCCTGAATTCCCGGGCGGGATGGATTCCTTGTGGTGTTTTATAGAGACTAATCTTAATTTCAATATAATTAATTCGCAGAAAGATTTCGGAAAAGTCTATTCGGTCTTTGTGATAAAAAGCACAGGGCAAGTATCAAGCATCAAAATAAATCCAGAATACACCCGCCGCGCTCCCGGATTTTTAAAAGACAGTATAATTGAAAACGAAATCAAACGGGTCTTACAGCTAATGCCACGTTGGACTCCCGCAACACAAAGAAATATTCCAATTAGAATAAGCTTTTCACTCCTTTTTCAAATCCCTTATACCGATTTTAAATGTAAACAGCTAAGTAATCCCACAGCCCGCTATTGGAAGGTTGATAAACCTGCCCGGTTCGTATATAAAGGCGTAAAAGATACCCGGAAAAGCATAGCGATGTTTGTCAGTGAACACATGATTTGGCCAAGTCAGGATGATTGTGTCGGGAACATCTTAGTCAGGGTATTGGTAGATAAAACAGGAAAGTTATCTGATTATACAATTATCAGAGGTCTTGATGGATGTCGCGGATTTAATGAAGAATCTTTGCGCCTGATCAAATTAATGCCTGATTGGACCCCCGCGGAAATTAATGGGAAACCTGTAAAATCATATTATATAATTCCGATTAAATTCATGTTTTAG
- a CDS encoding PIG-L deacetylase family protein, translating into MAKNSRRQFLAQTVPLTIGAAMGITQANAMGSATATPSEKKKKVVVVGAHPDDPETMCGGLMALYADAGHEVVSTYLTRGEAGIEGKSHEEAAKIRTAEALTACKILKCRPEFLGQIDGNTEITKERYAPIYDFLEKENPDIIITHWPIDTHRDHRICSNLVYDAWLRMKTKPSLYFGEVMTGAQSQNFTPTDYIDITSVIQQKHQACYTHVSQKVDEWYPNDHARMEVFRGMEFGCDYAEAFVQHVRSPENNLKET; encoded by the coding sequence ATGGCTAAAAACTCACGCAGGCAATTCCTGGCCCAGACGGTACCCCTCACCATCGGTGCGGCGATGGGAATCACCCAGGCAAATGCGATGGGAAGCGCTACAGCTACTCCATCTGAAAAGAAGAAGAAAGTGGTAGTGGTTGGCGCCCATCCGGATGACCCGGAAACCATGTGCGGCGGCCTCATGGCCTTGTACGCCGATGCCGGGCACGAAGTGGTTTCGACTTACCTAACAAGAGGCGAAGCTGGTATCGAAGGAAAATCGCACGAAGAAGCGGCTAAAATCCGCACCGCCGAAGCACTAACGGCCTGCAAAATTCTGAAATGTCGCCCTGAGTTCCTGGGACAAATCGACGGAAATACCGAAATAACGAAAGAAAGATACGCACCCATCTATGATTTCCTGGAAAAGGAAAACCCGGATATCATTATCACCCACTGGCCCATCGATACGCACCGCGACCACCGGATTTGTTCCAACCTGGTGTACGATGCCTGGTTACGGATGAAAACCAAACCTTCGCTCTATTTCGGTGAAGTGATGACCGGCGCTCAGTCACAGAACTTCACGCCTACCGATTACATCGATATCACCAGTGTGATACAGCAAAAACACCAGGCTTGTTATACCCACGTCAGTCAGAAAGTCGACGAATGGTACCCGAATGATCATGCGAGAATGGAAGTATTTCGCGGAATGGAGTTCGGATGTGACTATGCCGAAGCATTTGTACAGCACGTAAGAAGTCCGGAGAATAACCTGAAGGAAACTTGA
- a CDS encoding glycoside hydrolase family 172 protein — MKHTGNLLILALLFLVSCQQKAEQRGQSMYSFPEQTQSRWISFENPHGEKGKGGMENFGAKGHPQDSIGAGATRVLMDIKGSGVINRMWVTINDRSPEMLRSLRIDMYWDGESKPAVSAPFGDFFGVGLGRMTAFQNELFADPEGRSFVSFIQMPFKTGAKITLTNESDQPVSALFYDIDYLLTPWKKDNLYFHCYWNRDTATTPGVDYTILPDVSGKGRFLGTNIGVNANPAYGDSWWGEGEVKMYLDGDTKYPTLAGTGTEDYIGTAWGQGQFITRYSGCTIADSKNKQWAFYRYHIPDPIYFDSDCRVTIQQIGGAPKAQVIDLQKKGANLIPVTIHDGRTLHLIYKKDTVVNLAAIPYNGWTNFYRSDDVSSTAYFYLDQPTDDLPPLKPRAYRVYHLKAGKE; from the coding sequence ATGAAACACACCGGTAACTTACTCATTCTCGCACTCCTCTTCCTGGTCTCCTGCCAGCAAAAGGCAGAGCAGCGGGGTCAATCGATGTACTCTTTCCCGGAGCAAACCCAATCGCGTTGGATTAGCTTTGAGAACCCGCACGGCGAAAAAGGCAAAGGCGGCATGGAGAACTTTGGGGCGAAAGGACATCCGCAGGATAGCATCGGCGCCGGCGCCACCCGGGTGTTAATGGACATCAAAGGCAGCGGCGTCATCAACCGGATGTGGGTGACCATCAACGACCGGAGTCCGGAAATGCTGCGTTCGCTTCGAATCGATATGTATTGGGACGGTGAAAGCAAACCGGCCGTCTCCGCTCCTTTCGGCGATTTCTTTGGCGTAGGTTTGGGCCGGATGACTGCTTTCCAGAATGAACTGTTTGCCGACCCGGAAGGGCGCTCGTTCGTTAGTTTCATCCAAATGCCATTCAAAACCGGGGCAAAGATTACACTCACCAACGAATCGGACCAACCGGTTTCGGCCCTGTTCTATGACATCGATTACCTGCTGACACCCTGGAAAAAGGACAACCTCTATTTCCACTGCTACTGGAACCGGGACACCGCCACCACGCCGGGTGTCGATTATACCATCCTTCCCGATGTATCGGGCAAAGGCCGCTTCCTGGGAACCAACATCGGGGTGAATGCCAACCCGGCCTACGGAGATTCGTGGTGGGGCGAAGGGGAAGTGAAAATGTACCTCGACGGCGATACAAAATATCCCACACTGGCCGGAACCGGAACGGAAGATTACATCGGTACGGCTTGGGGCCAAGGCCAATTCATCACGCGGTACTCGGGCTGCACCATTGCCGACAGTAAAAACAAGCAATGGGCCTTCTACCGCTATCACATCCCCGACCCCATCTATTTTGATTCCGATTGCCGGGTAACCATTCAGCAAATCGGGGGAGCTCCGAAAGCCCAGGTAATCGACCTGCAGAAAAAAGGAGCAAATCTGATACCGGTGACCATCCACGATGGCCGTACGCTGCATCTCATCTACAAAAAGGATACGGTAGTGAATCTGGCAGCCATCCCCTATAATGGTTGGACGAACTTTTACCGCTCCGACGATGTCTCCTCTACCGCCTACTTCTATCTCGATCAACCAACAGACGATTTACCGCCCTTAAAGCCGAGAGCATACCGGGTATATCATTTAAAAGCGGGTAAGGAATAA
- a CDS encoding HU family DNA-binding protein → MSILYSKTQRVNPRDLQAPKRWYITPQRVGQKSEKEIAEALSKNTTLSRGEASLVLDELQTVIISSLLDGYTVQMGDWGSFLLTVSSEGVDTEAECTADKIKAVNIRFRPGKEMKEAVAKASFTPR, encoded by the coding sequence ATGTCTATATTATATAGTAAGACCCAGCGTGTAAACCCACGCGATCTGCAAGCTCCGAAAAGATGGTACATCACCCCGCAACGGGTAGGGCAGAAGAGTGAAAAGGAGATAGCTGAAGCGCTTAGTAAGAACACGACTTTAAGCCGTGGAGAAGCCAGCCTGGTACTGGACGAATTGCAGACCGTTATCATTAGCTCGTTGCTCGATGGTTACACGGTGCAAATGGGCGACTGGGGCTCGTTCCTGTTAACCGTTAGCAGCGAAGGTGTCGACACGGAGGCCGAATGTACCGCCGATAAAATCAAAGCGGTGAACATCCGGTTTCGTCCCGGTAAGGAGATGAAAGAAGCCGTTGCCAAGGCTTCGTTCACTCCTCGTTAA
- a CDS encoding GNAT family N-acetyltransferase: protein MNLPPYDTFPNISGDKVSLRQILPSDIHAIIDISFYDAVKASTTEEATEMQEKIENDYQEGNSIHWGIIDNASGHIVGTCGYYRGFYGGAGELGCVLLPQFRGQGFMTAALQLAINFGIEHMKLSRIWAATATENHSARKLFERLNFKEVRDTPDGEVELELVRET, encoded by the coding sequence ATGAACTTACCTCCCTACGATACGTTCCCGAACATTTCGGGTGACAAAGTCTCCCTGCGACAAATTCTACCGTCCGATATTCATGCCATTATTGATATATCCTTCTATGACGCCGTCAAAGCTTCAACCACGGAAGAAGCGACGGAAATGCAGGAGAAAATCGAAAACGATTACCAGGAAGGTAACTCCATCCACTGGGGCATTATCGATAATGCATCCGGCCATATCGTTGGCACGTGTGGTTATTACCGGGGATTCTACGGAGGCGCAGGAGAACTCGGGTGTGTTCTGCTGCCTCAGTTCCGGGGACAAGGTTTTATGACCGCCGCCCTGCAACTGGCCATTAACTTTGGCATTGAGCACATGAAGCTCAGCCGCATCTGGGCGGCCACAGCAACCGAAAACCATAGCGCAAGAAAGCTATTCGAACGACTCAACTTCAAAGAGGTAAGAGATACACCGGACGGAGAAGTTGAGTTGGAGTTGGTGCGAGAAACATGA
- a CDS encoding aldo/keto reductase: MNQKNHNKGIKRRDFLKTSAAFAGTAMFMGMGTSRLFGATGLSEVSIENVTLNNGVKMPILGFGTYGLNGEVCKDSVADAISLGYRLLDTATVYRNEEFVGAGIRQSGIKREELFITSKVWVDDSGYEKAKKAFQTSLDKLGTDYLDLYLIHRPRGDVKGSWKAMEELYKEGKIRAIGVSNFEPHQLDDLMAGFDVTPAVNQIESHAFFQQNKAHAYMKPHKIQMEAWAPLAEGRNGLFTNETLAAIGKKYNKSNAQVSLRWHYQRGIIAIPRSSQNAHRMENLNIFDFELTESDMRTIAPLDLNKTQFPEWS; the protein is encoded by the coding sequence ATGAATCAGAAAAATCACAACAAAGGGATCAAACGTCGCGACTTTTTGAAGACCAGCGCTGCCTTTGCCGGTACCGCCATGTTCATGGGAATGGGAACATCCCGGTTATTCGGTGCGACCGGTCTGTCGGAAGTATCTATTGAAAATGTCACGCTGAACAATGGTGTGAAGATGCCCATCCTCGGGTTCGGAACCTACGGACTGAACGGTGAAGTATGCAAGGATAGTGTTGCCGATGCGATTTCACTCGGCTATCGTCTGCTCGATACAGCCACGGTTTACCGGAACGAAGAATTCGTGGGTGCCGGCATCAGGCAAAGTGGTATTAAGCGTGAAGAACTGTTCATTACCTCCAAGGTGTGGGTCGATGATTCGGGTTATGAAAAAGCGAAAAAAGCCTTTCAAACATCGTTGGACAAGTTGGGAACCGACTATCTCGACCTCTATCTCATTCACCGGCCACGCGGCGATGTAAAAGGTTCGTGGAAAGCAATGGAAGAGCTATATAAGGAAGGCAAAATCAGGGCGATCGGGGTCAGTAATTTCGAGCCACACCAGCTCGATGATTTGATGGCCGGTTTTGATGTTACGCCCGCCGTCAATCAAATCGAATCGCACGCGTTCTTCCAGCAGAACAAAGCCCATGCCTACATGAAGCCGCACAAGATACAAATGGAAGCCTGGGCTCCTTTGGCCGAAGGCCGCAACGGACTCTTCACCAACGAAACGCTGGCGGCCATTGGCAAAAAGTATAACAAAAGCAATGCACAGGTGAGTTTACGGTGGCATTACCAGCGAGGCATCATTGCTATTCCGCGCTCGTCGCAGAATGCACACCGGATGGAAAACCTCAACATTTTCGATTTCGAATTGACCGAATCCGATATGCGGACCATTGCCCCCCTCGACCTGAACAAAACGCAGTTCCCGGAGTGGAGCTAA
- a CDS encoding zinc dependent phospholipase C family protein has translation MKRFFKSYWSRIVPFVFLAPFLMSWGTFGHEHIDRAAVLALPAPMQTFFFNHIDFMTTESTVPDIRKYTLRYQAEKPRHYIDMENYGALDSLPATLKEAEEKYSPEFLQKNGILPWYIEDMMKKLTTAFKEKSKNEILFLAADLGHYIGDAHMPLHTSVNHDGQLTGQRGIHSFWESQLPEMFGDQYNYNCGQAKYIKNIHQEVWKILRHSHQLADTLLLADRELKKHFKGDVFERDASGKIRRNKYHQPIHSVAYAKAYNKALNGMVEKQLRSSIIETADFWYTAWVNAGKPDLTSLDPAEQTKRNQPELKRELQLCHQGKLTDLKSNKEF, from the coding sequence ATGAAACGTTTTTTTAAGAGTTACTGGAGCCGGATTGTTCCCTTTGTCTTCCTGGCACCTTTCCTGATGTCGTGGGGAACCTTTGGGCACGAACACATCGACCGCGCTGCGGTGTTAGCACTTCCTGCTCCCATGCAGACTTTCTTTTTCAATCATATCGACTTCATGACTACGGAGTCGACAGTTCCGGATATCCGTAAATATACGTTGCGTTACCAGGCGGAAAAACCCCGGCATTATATCGACATGGAAAACTATGGAGCGTTGGATAGTCTTCCGGCTACCCTGAAGGAGGCAGAAGAGAAATATTCACCGGAGTTTCTGCAGAAGAACGGAATATTGCCCTGGTACATTGAGGACATGATGAAGAAGTTGACCACCGCCTTTAAGGAAAAGAGCAAAAACGAAATTCTGTTTTTGGCGGCTGACCTGGGGCATTATATCGGCGATGCCCACATGCCGTTGCATACGTCGGTGAACCACGATGGTCAGCTCACCGGCCAACGGGGGATTCATTCCTTCTGGGAATCGCAACTGCCCGAAATGTTCGGTGACCAATACAACTACAACTGCGGTCAGGCGAAGTATATCAAGAATATTCACCAGGAGGTGTGGAAGATTCTCCGCCATTCGCACCAATTGGCCGATACGCTGTTGCTGGCCGACCGGGAACTGAAGAAACACTTCAAAGGGGATGTGTTCGAGCGGGATGCTTCGGGCAAAATCCGTAGAAATAAGTATCATCAGCCCATCCATTCGGTGGCCTATGCCAAGGCTTACAACAAGGCGTTGAACGGAATGGTGGAGAAACAGCTTCGGAGTTCAATCATAGAAACAGCCGATTTCTGGTACACGGCCTGGGTAAATGCGGGAAAACCGGACCTGACTAGTCTCGACCCGGCAGAACAGACCAAAAGAAATCAACCGGAACTTAAGAGGGAACTTCAGTTGTGCCATCAGGGCAAACTGACCGACCTGAAAAGCAATAAGGAATTTTAA
- a CDS encoding LytTR family DNA-binding domain-containing protein: MKIRCLIVDDEPLSQDVLKKYIADSPMLELVDICFDAFEANDKLQNDDIQLIFLDINMPKLSGVRFVKTLSNPPLVIFTTAYPEYAIEGFEVDAVDYLVKPFSFERFLKAINKAAEKINFANMKTAAGNRFILLKADKKVYKVNFDEIDYLQSFGDYIKVFTTEECLVVHDTVKNMLEQLPAEEFLRIHKSYIIALSEIQYIDGNQVKIADQLIPIGANYKDDLLKTLGEKP, encoded by the coding sequence ATGAAAATCAGGTGCTTAATTGTTGACGACGAACCGCTGTCGCAGGATGTACTGAAGAAATACATCGCCGACAGCCCCATGCTCGAACTGGTCGACATTTGTTTCGATGCGTTTGAGGCGAACGACAAGTTGCAGAACGACGATATTCAGCTCATTTTTCTGGACATCAACATGCCCAAACTTTCGGGAGTCCGGTTCGTTAAAACATTAAGTAACCCGCCGCTGGTTATTTTTACTACCGCCTACCCCGAATATGCCATCGAAGGATTTGAAGTGGATGCAGTTGATTACCTCGTCAAACCATTCTCGTTCGAACGATTCCTGAAAGCCATCAACAAGGCGGCGGAGAAAATCAATTTCGCGAACATGAAAACAGCGGCAGGCAACCGGTTTATTTTACTCAAGGCAGATAAGAAGGTATACAAGGTCAATTTCGACGAGATAGATTATCTGCAGTCGTTTGGTGACTACATCAAAGTATTCACCACTGAAGAGTGCCTGGTGGTTCACGATACCGTCAAAAATATGCTGGAACAATTGCCTGCAGAAGAATTCCTGCGCATTCACAAGTCTTACATTATCGCGCTAAGCGAAATCCAGTACATCGATGGCAACCAGGTGAAAATAGCCGACCAGCTCATCCCGATAGGAGCTAATTACAAAGATGATTTGCTGAAAACCCTCGGAGAAAAACCGTAG
- a CDS encoding sensor histidine kinase, protein MSFDKIKTIYRNRLVQHILFWLVSYYVLLNLFTPSGKIEKIDIIYTALFLATIIPGIYINLSILIPRYLSPKRYFLYGILLVAVIATSAGFNLLFFDKWVSYLLPGYYFISYYEFFDIIKFVVVFIGITSLLKLSKGWFELSEAKHRLSQLQKEKAETELKALKGQINPHFLFNSLNSIYSLALSHSEKTPEIVLKLSDIMRYIIYEANVDRVILSKEIQYLKDYIELQKLRTDNRATITFEITGDPENVRIAPLLFFPLIENSFKHGIKGATSQSFVHIDLQMMEDHVTLIVENNKGITDDVEKKEYKGIGLANVKKRLEMIYPGAHQLKITDGEETFKVELTINHVK, encoded by the coding sequence ATGAGCTTCGACAAAATAAAAACGATCTACCGGAACAGGTTGGTACAACACATCCTGTTCTGGTTGGTTTCGTATTACGTTTTGCTAAACCTGTTTACCCCTTCCGGGAAAATTGAAAAGATTGACATTATCTATACGGCCCTGTTTCTAGCTACCATCATTCCCGGTATCTATATCAATCTATCCATTCTGATACCCCGGTATTTAAGCCCCAAAAGATATTTCCTTTACGGAATACTACTGGTAGCAGTCATCGCGACCTCCGCCGGTTTTAACCTGCTCTTTTTCGATAAATGGGTTAGCTACCTCTTACCTGGATACTACTTCATTTCTTATTACGAGTTCTTCGATATCATCAAATTTGTGGTGGTATTTATCGGGATTACCAGCCTGCTCAAGCTTTCCAAAGGTTGGTTCGAACTGTCGGAAGCCAAACACCGCCTGAGCCAGTTGCAGAAGGAAAAGGCAGAAACCGAGCTGAAAGCATTGAAGGGACAAATCAACCCGCATTTCCTGTTCAACAGCCTGAACAGCATCTACTCACTTGCGCTGAGCCATTCCGAAAAAACACCGGAAATTGTATTGAAGCTTTCCGACATCATGCGGTACATCATTTACGAAGCCAATGTCGACCGGGTTATATTATCCAAGGAAATACAATACCTGAAAGATTACATCGAACTGCAGAAACTGCGGACCGACAACCGGGCAACCATTACCTTTGAAATAACCGGTGACCCGGAAAATGTCCGGATTGCCCCGTTACTCTTTTTCCCGTTAATTGAAAACAGTTTCAAACACGGCATCAAAGGTGCTACCAGCCAATCGTTTGTTCATATCGATTTGCAGATGATGGAAGACCACGTTACCTTGATCGTGGAAAACAACAAGGGCATAACCGACGACGTGGAGAAAAAGGAATACAAAGGAATTGGATTAGCCAATGTGAAGAAGCGGCTTGAAATGATCTATCCCGGCGCCCATCAGCTAAAAATTACAGACGGTGAAGAAACCTTCAAAGTGGAACTAACCATCAACCATGTCAAATGA